TGTTTTCAAAAACATTATTAATTCCATCTAAGATAGCTCCCGCAGGATCCATAATTCCTAAAGCAACAGTACCAAGAAGTTTCGAACCTAAGACCTCTCCATTGTTTTTAACGATTTTTTCAGAGAGTTGCATAAACGCTTCCCCCATTAACGAACCAATAACTGGTGTAACAATCAAATCTTGAATCGATGGAATTTCTGCAGCTGCTTCAAATCCATACTCCCAAAAAACAGTCGACATAAAAACACTATAACCAAATGACTGCATTTTTGAGAGGCCAGCATGTCTTCCAACAACATAGTAAGCAGCACCCGAATATGGGTGTCCAATATAATTAACTGCCCAGTCATCTTTATCTACAACAGGTCCGGCCTTAATATTATCCATATATTTAGAACCCAGTGCTCCAATTTCATCTTTATCCCATTTCGTTACAGATTCTGGCATCATCCACAACAAACCTACCATTCCTGCACCAAGAGCTGTAAAATTCCTTGTTTGACGTACAACATTTTGTTGCGTTTCACTCAACTCACTGAATGAAATACCATCTGTTTGATATTCATCTTTCACCATTACAGAAACATAAGGATTGCTTTTATCAATCGCGCATAAGTTATCTATGGTACTACTATCAAGAGACGAATTAGAGCGTAAGCTTTGTTGTATCTCTTCACATGATCTCTTATCTCGAGTATCGATTGTTATCACTTTTGCTTGTCCAAACACTCTTTGTTTTTCTTTAAGCTCCCTTTCCGCATCCATTTCTTGAACGACATTATTCCATTCTTCCCTTGTCATATGTTTTGAAAGTGGATTAAACATCCATTCATAATCAAGACGCTTTTGCTCTTCCTCACTCACCTGATAGCTCTGAGGTTTAAAAGTTATTTTTTCTCTTTCAGCAAATGCTGAAGTAGAAATAGTAAGAA
The nucleotide sequence above comes from Bacteriovorax sp. Seq25_V. Encoded proteins:
- a CDS encoding DUF3943 domain-containing protein → MRKNIISILAILTISTSAFAEREKITFKPQSYQVSEEEQKRLDYEWMFNPLSKHMTREEWNNVVQEMDAERELKEKQRVFGQAKVITIDTRDKRSCEEIQQSLRSNSSLDSSTIDNLCAIDKSNPYVSVMVKDEYQTDGISFSELSETQQNVVRQTRNFTALGAGMVGLLWMMPESVTKWDKDEIGALGSKYMDNIKAGPVVDKDDWAVNYIGHPYSGAAYYVVGRHAGLSKMQSFGYSVFMSTVFWEYGFEAAAEIPSIQDLIVTPVIGSLMGEAFMQLSEKIVKNNGEVLGSKLLGTVALGIMDPAGAILDGINNVFENKYIKDARTYFYTRPAHIEGFAPEGK